A window of Zavarzinella sp. contains these coding sequences:
- a CDS encoding lipopolysaccharide kinase InaA family protein: MIPSFWKRRTHGYTKLEATDHWRSIAPAGWESTVMASEEPKVFAAKQGRSIATWQLHDREGKPTLVYLKRHYRQPWRTRLAALFFPRRAWTPGLQEWHHLQWATEHGFAVPTALAAGEYLLPDGQLHGFIAIQELQGMVALHEAIPRAYDTMAPGDFRQWKRQLIRMLAEMSIALHRTDHFHRDWYLCHFYIPENWIGATQFPAHEQMYVIDFHRLIHKRWRRTFGIAKDLGQLLYSSDLPGISTRDRLEFWALYRKSVRWPRWLRWLSIRKWRLYQRHDKPHG; this comes from the coding sequence GTTGGGAAAGCACGGTGATGGCCAGTGAAGAGCCCAAAGTGTTTGCGGCGAAGCAGGGCAGGTCGATTGCCACCTGGCAATTGCACGACCGTGAAGGGAAGCCCACGCTGGTCTATTTGAAGCGGCACTACCGCCAGCCCTGGCGAACGCGCCTTGCAGCACTGTTTTTCCCCAGGCGTGCCTGGACACCCGGACTGCAGGAATGGCACCACTTACAGTGGGCTACAGAGCACGGCTTCGCAGTGCCCACTGCTCTGGCAGCAGGAGAATATCTGTTGCCTGATGGCCAGTTGCACGGCTTTATTGCCATTCAAGAATTACAGGGCATGGTGGCACTGCACGAGGCAATTCCACGTGCGTATGACACGATGGCACCTGGCGATTTTCGACAGTGGAAAAGACAGTTGATCCGCATGCTGGCCGAGATGAGCATTGCGTTGCATCGCACTGATCATTTTCATCGCGACTGGTATCTGTGCCACTTTTACATTCCGGAAAACTGGATTGGTGCCACGCAATTTCCCGCCCACGAACAGATGTATGTGATTGATTTTCACCGTCTGATTCACAAACGCTGGCGGCGTACGTTTGGCATCGCGAAAGATCTAGGCCAACTGCTCTATTCCAGCGATTTGCCTGGCATCAGCACGCGGGACCGCCTGGAATTCTGGGCCCTGTATCGCAAATCGGTGCGTTGGCCACGATGGCTTCGCTGGTTAAGCATTCGCAAATGGCGTTTGTATCAGCGTCACGATAAACCCCACGGGTAG